The nucleotide sequence GACAGCCGTAGTCGGTCAACAATTTAATCTTGCCCAGACCAGCGCGCAGTTAACGGAAAATCTTGATTGGCTGGCCAATTTAGGCTTGAATTACCGCTTGGGCGTGGATGGCCTCTCATTGCCGTTGATTTTTCTGAATAGCTTCTTGACGGTGATTGCCATCTTTGCCAGTCCCTCAGAAATTAACCGTCCCCGCCTTTACTACAGCTTAATTTTGCTCCTCAATGCGGGCGTGTCCGGGGCCTTTTTAGCCGATAACTTGCTCCTGTTTTTCCTGTTCTATGAAGTTGAGTTGATTCCCCTTTATTTATTGATTGCGATTTGGGGCGGGCCTAGGCGAAATTACGCAGCGACTAAGTTTTTGATTTATACGGCCCTCTCAGGGGTCTTGATTCTCAGTAGCTTCTTGGGCCTGGCCTGGTTGACCGGGGGCTTGAATTTTGACTATGACCCCTTGATGGCCCAAGCCTTGCCGGTGGTGTCTCAGTGTATTTTGTTGGGTTTTATTCTCGCGGGTCTGGGGATCAAAATTCCCCTCGTGCCGTTTCATACCTGGTTGCCCGATGCCCACGTGGAAGCCTCAACCCCAATTTCGGTGCTGCTGGCGGGGGTATTACTCAAACTCGGAACCTATGGTCTGATTCGCTATGGGGTGCAGTTATTTCCCCAGGCCTGGCATCTGTTAGCCCCCTATTTAGCAACTTGGGCCGTGGTCAGTGTTTTGTATGGGTCGTTAATGGCGATTGCCCAGAAAGACATGAAAAAAATGGTGGCCTACAGTTCCATTGGTCACATGGGGTTTGTCCTCCTGGCCTGTGCCGCGGCAACCCCCTTGAGTTTATTGGCGGCGATTTTACAGATGGTTAGTCACGGGCTGATTTCGGCTCTATTATTTCTGTTGGTCGGAGTCGTCTATGCCAAAACTAAAAGCCGGGATATCGAAACTTTGCGGGGC is from Synechococcus sp. PCC 6312 and encodes:
- a CDS encoding NADH-quinone oxidoreductase subunit M, which gives rise to MLSLLLLLPLLGSLTLFLLPSKLSSPTYRIIALVIGGIVLAWTAVVGQQFNLAQTSAQLTENLDWLANLGLNYRLGVDGLSLPLIFLNSFLTVIAIFASPSEINRPRLYYSLILLLNAGVSGAFLADNLLLFFLFYEVELIPLYLLIAIWGGPRRNYAATKFLIYTALSGVLILSSFLGLAWLTGGLNFDYDPLMAQALPVVSQCILLGFILAGLGIKIPLVPFHTWLPDAHVEASTPISVLLAGVLLKLGTYGLIRYGVQLFPQAWHLLAPYLATWAVVSVLYGSLMAIAQKDMKKMVAYSSIGHMGFVLLACAAATPLSLLAAILQMVSHGLISALLFLLVGVVYAKTKSRDIETLRGLLNPERGLPLIGTLMVAGVMASGGIPGMVGFVAEFMVFRSSFPVFPVQTLLTMVGTGLTAVYFLLLVNRVFFGRLTPELANLPPVSARERWPGVILAILIIILGLQPNLLIQWSQNTDSLLTAFHTAPQALLTSLPR